The genomic DNA GAAGTTCGCCGTCGCGAGCACTTTGAAAAGCCAACTACCGTTCGCAAACGCGCTAAAGCTGCCGCTCAGAAGCGTCACCTGAAGAAGTTGGCACGCGAAAACCAACGCCGCGTACGTCTGTACTAATAAAGACAGATTCAGGAAGGTGCTATGGAATTGCTTGAACGTTTAAAAGACGCCCAAAAAACGGCGATGAAACAAAAAGACAAGGCGCGTCTAGGGACGCTCCGCCTTGTTTTGGCAGCCATTAAACAGCAAGAAGTGGATACCCGCCAGTCGCTCAGCGACGAGGATATCTTGGCTGTGCTGACCAAAAATGTGAAGCAGCGCCGTGATTCCGTAGCCCAGTACCAAGCAGCCGGTCGTGATGATCTTGCCGAGACAGAGCTTGCCGAGATTGCGGTGATAGAAGAATTTCTACCCCAACCTCTAAGCGATGACGAGGTCGATGCATTGGTGAAAGCAGCGGTTGAAAAATCCGGTGCATCGTCAATGCAAGACATGGGCAAAGTGATGGGGATATTAAAACCCCAAGTTCAAGGTCGTGCTGATATGGGAAAAGTAAGTCAACGTGTTAAAGCACACCTAGGCTAACCTTTTCCCACTCTATAACAAGCCGTGCTTTCCTATTTTGGACGGCGCGGCTTGTTTGCTTCTCTCCCTATAAATTTCAGGTTATGGCAGGCAGAATCCCGCGCGCATTCATAGATGACTTGCTTTCACGTCTCGACATCGTTGAGATCATTGATGCACGGGTCAAGCTTAAGAAAAAAGGCAAAAACTACAGTGCCTGTTGCCCTTTCCATAACGAAAAGACGCCTTCATTTAGTGTAAGCCAAGACAAGCAGTTTTATCACTGCTTCGGGTGTGGTGTGCACGGCAATGCCATTGACTTTGTGATGGAGTTCGAGCGACTCGAATTTCCTGATGCGATCGAAGAGCTTGCTGGCACGCTAGGTTTAGAGGTACCTCGTGAGCAAACAGGAAGCGGCAACACGCGTCCTAGTATGCCTAGTGATGACAAGCGTCAGATCTACGAGATGATGGAAGCCATTGCCCGTACCTACAGTGGCGAACTACGCACTGAAGCCGGGCAAGTGGCCATTGATTACCTCAAACAGCGTGGCCTATCCGGAGAAGTGGTCAAACAGTTTGGTATTGGTTTTGTCCCAGATAAATGGGACACCATTAAA from Salinivibrio kushneri includes the following:
- the rpsU gene encoding 30S ribosomal protein S21, coding for MPVVKVRENEPFDVALRRFKRSCEKAGILSEVRRREHFEKPTTVRKRAKAAAQKRHLKKLARENQRRVRLY
- a CDS encoding GatB/YqeY domain-containing protein; the protein is MELLERLKDAQKTAMKQKDKARLGTLRLVLAAIKQQEVDTRQSLSDEDILAVLTKNVKQRRDSVAQYQAAGRDDLAETELAEIAVIEEFLPQPLSDDEVDALVKAAVEKSGASSMQDMGKVMGILKPQVQGRADMGKVSQRVKAHLG